In the genome of Gordonia rubripertincta, one region contains:
- the dmpG gene encoding 4-hydroxy-2-oxovalerate aldolase — MSTTNVVTTPRDPKLMANARKYSDTLDIRITDSSLRDGSHHKRHQFTEEEVRAIVGGLDEAGVPVIEVTHGDGLGGSSFNYGFSKTPEQQLIKAAAETAKRAKIAFLMLPGLGTKDDIRAAQDNGGQICRIATHCTEADVSIQHFGLARDLGLETVGFLMMSHSQPPEVIAKQARIMADAGCQCVYVVDSAGALVLEDVTVRVEALVAELGNDAQVGFHGHENLDIAIANSVNAIRAGAQQIDGSIRRFGAGAGNTPTEAFVGVCDKLGITTGVDFMKIADVAQDVVRPAMPSECLVDRPAMMMGYAGCYSSFLKHAEGHAERYGVSAAEILLEAGARKLVGGQEDQLIDIALELKKKQDANAGV, encoded by the coding sequence ATGAGCACCACCAATGTGGTCACCACCCCGCGCGACCCGAAGCTGATGGCCAACGCGCGCAAGTACTCCGACACCCTCGACATCCGCATCACCGATTCCTCTCTGCGTGACGGCAGCCATCACAAGCGTCACCAGTTCACCGAGGAGGAGGTGCGGGCGATCGTCGGCGGCCTCGACGAGGCCGGTGTGCCGGTCATCGAGGTTACCCACGGCGACGGTCTCGGCGGCTCGTCGTTCAACTACGGGTTTTCCAAAACCCCCGAGCAGCAACTCATCAAGGCGGCCGCCGAGACAGCCAAGCGGGCGAAGATCGCCTTCCTGATGCTGCCCGGACTGGGTACCAAGGACGACATCCGCGCCGCGCAGGACAACGGCGGCCAGATCTGCCGCATCGCGACCCACTGCACCGAGGCCGACGTCTCCATCCAGCACTTCGGTCTGGCGCGGGATCTCGGACTCGAGACGGTCGGCTTCCTGATGATGAGTCACAGCCAGCCGCCGGAGGTCATCGCCAAGCAGGCCCGCATCATGGCCGACGCCGGCTGCCAGTGCGTCTACGTCGTCGACTCCGCGGGCGCCCTGGTCCTCGAGGACGTCACCGTCCGCGTCGAGGCGCTGGTTGCCGAACTCGGCAACGACGCCCAGGTCGGGTTCCACGGCCACGAGAACCTCGACATCGCGATCGCCAACTCGGTCAACGCGATCCGTGCGGGAGCCCAGCAGATCGACGGCTCCATCCGACGCTTCGGCGCCGGCGCGGGCAACACCCCGACCGAGGCCTTCGTCGGGGTGTGCGACAAGCTCGGCATCACGACCGGCGTCGACTTCATGAAGATCGCCGACGTGGCGCAGGACGTGGTCCGACCGGCCATGCCGTCGGAGTGCCTGGTCGACCGCCCGGCGATGATGATGGGCTACGCGGGTTGCTACAGCTCGTTCCTCAAGCACGCGGAGGGCCACGCCGAACGGTACGGCGTCTCGGCCGCCGAGATCCTGCTCGAGGCCGGTGCGCGCAAGCTGGTCGGCGGCCAAGAGGACCAGCTCATCGACATCGCGCTGGAGTTGAAGAAGAAGCAGGACGCCAACGCCGGGGTCTGA
- a CDS encoding 2-keto-4-pentenoate hydratase, producing the protein MAVDQQVRELIAAQLWKAEKSATAIDRPTDAHPDLDVVDAYEIQLINIRKRLDAGARVAGHKVGLASEAMQKMMGVDEPDYGHLLDEMQYFEETPIDAKKLCFPRVEVEVGFILGEDLPGEGCTNSDVIAAVEWVVPSIELIDSRIKDWKITLCDTIADNASSCGWILGQQRVPISEIDTGDIDAVLHRNGEIVAKGNSSAVLGHPLNAVSWLARKVDSFGVRLRKGDVILPGTATRAIDISSGDHFVAEFAGLGSVTLDFT; encoded by the coding sequence ATGGCGGTTGACCAGCAAGTTCGCGAGCTGATCGCGGCGCAGCTGTGGAAGGCGGAGAAGTCGGCGACGGCCATCGACCGTCCCACGGACGCGCATCCCGACCTCGACGTGGTCGACGCCTACGAGATCCAGCTGATCAACATCCGCAAGCGTCTCGACGCCGGGGCCCGGGTTGCCGGGCACAAGGTCGGGCTCGCCTCCGAGGCGATGCAGAAGATGATGGGCGTCGACGAGCCCGACTACGGTCACCTCCTCGATGAGATGCAGTACTTCGAGGAGACCCCCATCGACGCGAAGAAGCTGTGTTTCCCGCGGGTGGAGGTGGAGGTCGGGTTCATCCTGGGCGAGGACCTGCCCGGTGAGGGATGTACCAACTCCGACGTGATCGCGGCCGTCGAGTGGGTGGTGCCCTCGATCGAGCTCATCGACTCCCGCATCAAGGACTGGAAGATCACGCTGTGCGACACCATCGCCGACAACGCGTCGTCGTGCGGCTGGATTCTCGGACAGCAGCGTGTCCCGATCAGCGAGATCGACACCGGGGACATCGACGCGGTTCTGCATCGTAACGGCGAGATCGTGGCGAAGGGCAATTCCTCTGCAGTGCTGGGTCATCCGCTCAACGCGGTGTCGTGGCTGGCGCGCAAGGTCGACAGCTTCGGGGTCCGGCTCCGCAAGGGGGACGTGATACTGCCCGGCACGGCGACGCGGGCGATCGACATCTCCTCGGGTGATCACTTCGTGGCCGAATTCGCCGGCCTCGGTTCGGTCACTCTCGACTTCACCTGA
- a CDS encoding LysR family transcriptional regulator, translating to MVLSPRMPDLASLETLQAVISTGSLNAAAAELGVTQQAVSARIRAMETQLGVGLLTRTPRGSVPTQPGRLVAEWADRLLTLAGEFDAGLAALRLERRDRLRLAASLTVAEHLLPRWLVSFAAQHEPAPKVSFTAANSDHVCTLVRDGEVELGFVEGPRVAPGLRSRTIARDELVVVVPPDHPWTRRRRRIGAADLARTALVTREEGSGTREFFERALTQTLGQPRDTTAPVLELSTTASVRAAVIAGAGPAVLSNLSVADDLDRRLIRIPVDDLDLERPLRAVWLSGSQPNAGAARNFLTHISSAGVLPPR from the coding sequence ATGGTGCTCAGCCCACGGATGCCGGACCTCGCATCGCTCGAGACCCTGCAGGCGGTGATCAGCACGGGCAGTCTCAATGCCGCGGCGGCCGAACTCGGTGTCACCCAGCAGGCGGTGTCCGCACGCATCCGCGCGATGGAAACCCAGCTCGGGGTCGGGTTGCTGACACGAACGCCACGCGGATCGGTTCCGACCCAGCCGGGGCGGCTCGTCGCCGAGTGGGCCGACCGATTGCTCACGCTGGCGGGCGAGTTCGATGCCGGACTCGCCGCGCTGCGGCTGGAACGACGAGACCGGCTGCGGCTGGCCGCGAGTCTCACCGTCGCCGAGCATCTTCTCCCCCGCTGGCTCGTGTCCTTCGCGGCCCAGCACGAACCCGCGCCGAAGGTGTCGTTCACCGCCGCCAACTCCGACCACGTCTGCACGCTGGTGCGCGACGGCGAGGTCGAACTCGGATTCGTCGAGGGACCTCGGGTGGCACCCGGGCTCCGAAGCCGGACGATCGCGCGTGACGAACTGGTCGTGGTCGTGCCGCCCGATCATCCGTGGACGCGCAGACGCCGCCGAATCGGGGCCGCCGACCTCGCGCGTACCGCACTGGTGACCCGCGAAGAGGGTTCGGGCACCCGCGAATTCTTCGAACGCGCACTGACCCAAACACTGGGGCAGCCCCGCGACACCACCGCACCGGTGCTGGAGCTCTCGACGACGGCATCGGTGCGAGCGGCGGTCATCGCGGGTGCCGGCCCTGCGGTGCTCAGCAACCTGTCGGTTGCCGACGATCTCGACCGTCGGCTGATCCGCATCCCCGTCGACGACCTCGACCTCGAGCGGCCTTTGCGCGCGGTGTGGTTATCGGGTTCGCAACCCAATGCCGGTGCAGCGCGCAACTTCCTGACGCATATCAGCTCCGCAGGCGTACTTCCGCCACGATGA
- a CDS encoding FAD-dependent oxidoreductase, translating to MTDPTLRPVSASHVEWSQEADVVVAGLGVAGATAAIEAARAGADVLALERLGGGGGAAAMSGGFIYLGGGTALQKSLGFDDSVENMKAFMKAALGPGVDEAKVDVYCEGSVEHYDWLVDAGVVFDESFWGEPGWEPPHGEGLMYSGGENSAPFNTTIPPAPRGHLPRRAAAANGEQAGGYMLMKPLLDLVDELGVRTLYNNSIRSLVVDDDGRVVGVVSRSFGNDMAIRARRGVVLATGSFAYDNTMLRDHAPQIEGRPAASIESHDGRSILLGQALGAATAHMDATEVAIFCDPQLMVRGILVNGRGQRFVTEDTYPGRIGQATLFNQGGEAFLIIDEASYEEAMATESTSAKMRAAPKWVCESVSELESEMGLPSGSLSGTVELYNNHAADGTDPLFGKKSQWLKPISTPVAAYDLRGMTGGFTLGGLKTSVDSEVLHVSGAPIAGLYAAGRCTSGVCAGGYASGASLGDGSFFGRRAGVSAAAAG from the coding sequence ATGACGGATCCCACTCTGCGGCCGGTCTCGGCGTCGCACGTCGAGTGGTCGCAGGAGGCCGATGTCGTCGTCGCCGGACTCGGTGTCGCGGGAGCCACGGCTGCGATCGAGGCTGCTCGCGCCGGCGCCGACGTCCTGGCTCTTGAACGACTTGGTGGCGGAGGAGGCGCTGCTGCCATGTCCGGTGGTTTCATCTACCTCGGCGGCGGTACGGCGCTCCAGAAGTCGTTGGGTTTCGACGATTCGGTCGAGAACATGAAGGCCTTCATGAAGGCCGCGCTCGGACCCGGCGTCGATGAGGCCAAGGTCGACGTCTACTGCGAGGGAAGTGTCGAGCATTACGACTGGCTCGTCGACGCGGGTGTCGTCTTCGACGAATCGTTCTGGGGTGAGCCCGGATGGGAACCTCCTCACGGGGAGGGGCTGATGTACTCCGGCGGTGAGAACTCCGCGCCGTTCAACACGACGATCCCGCCGGCACCACGTGGCCATCTCCCACGTCGTGCGGCGGCCGCGAACGGCGAGCAGGCCGGCGGGTACATGCTGATGAAGCCGCTCCTCGATCTCGTCGACGAACTGGGCGTCCGAACGCTGTACAACAACAGCATCAGGTCGCTGGTCGTCGACGACGACGGACGAGTGGTCGGCGTCGTCTCGCGGAGTTTCGGGAACGACATGGCGATCCGTGCACGTCGCGGGGTGGTGCTCGCGACCGGGAGCTTCGCCTACGACAACACGATGCTCCGCGATCACGCGCCGCAGATCGAAGGTCGTCCCGCGGCCTCGATCGAGAGTCACGACGGCCGGTCGATTCTGTTGGGCCAGGCACTCGGCGCGGCGACAGCGCACATGGACGCGACCGAGGTGGCGATCTTCTGCGACCCGCAGTTGATGGTCCGCGGGATCCTCGTCAACGGTCGAGGGCAGCGTTTCGTCACCGAGGACACCTATCCCGGCCGGATCGGGCAGGCGACCCTGTTCAATCAGGGGGGCGAGGCCTTCCTGATCATCGACGAGGCGTCGTACGAGGAGGCGATGGCCACGGAGTCGACCAGTGCGAAGATGCGTGCCGCGCCGAAGTGGGTGTGCGAGAGCGTCAGTGAGCTCGAATCGGAGATGGGCCTGCCCTCCGGTTCCCTGTCGGGGACGGTCGAGCTGTACAACAATCACGCCGCCGATGGAACCGATCCACTGTTCGGCAAGAAATCGCAATGGTTGAAGCCGATCTCGACACCTGTCGCTGCCTACGATCTGCGGGGAATGACGGGTGGGTTCACACTCGGCGGGTTGAAGACCAGCGTCGACTCCGAGGTGTTGCACGTCTCGGGTGCTCCGATAGCGGGACTGTATGCGGCGGGCCGTTGCACCTCGGGAGTGTGCGCCGGTGGGTACGCGAGCGGTGCGAGTCTTGGGGACGGCAGCTTCTTCGGGCGCCGGGCCGGGGTGAGCGCAGCGGCGGCCGGCTGA
- a CDS encoding ABC transporter ATP-binding protein, which produces MTALRCRGLSAGYVRQRPCVRDVDLDVEAGQIACLLGPNGAGKTTLLMSLAGMVPRFAGEVAVDGSVLPADRPRDSVRAGLVLVPDDRALFRQLPTDANLRLAVKARGNRAAAVEEVLGYFPSLRKRLGVEAGRLSGGEQQMLAIGRAIVQRPKVLLIDELSMGLAPVIVDEILDVLRRLADERGMAVVLVEQHVQLALSIADRAGILVHGSIAIDDSAQALRADPARIERAYLSV; this is translated from the coding sequence ATGACCGCTCTCCGCTGCCGCGGACTGTCCGCAGGCTATGTCCGGCAACGCCCGTGCGTCCGGGACGTCGACCTCGACGTCGAGGCCGGCCAGATCGCATGTCTCCTCGGACCGAACGGTGCGGGCAAGACGACATTACTGATGTCCCTGGCCGGGATGGTGCCGCGTTTCGCCGGTGAGGTGGCGGTGGACGGGAGCGTGCTGCCGGCCGATCGCCCCCGGGATTCGGTGCGGGCGGGACTGGTGCTCGTGCCGGACGATCGCGCTCTGTTCCGCCAGCTGCCCACCGACGCCAATCTGCGTCTCGCGGTGAAGGCACGAGGCAACCGTGCCGCGGCGGTCGAGGAGGTGCTCGGCTACTTCCCCTCACTCCGGAAACGGCTCGGGGTCGAGGCGGGACGCCTCTCCGGCGGTGAACAGCAGATGCTCGCCATCGGCCGGGCCATCGTGCAGCGACCCAAGGTGCTCCTCATCGACGAGCTGAGCATGGGACTCGCTCCCGTGATCGTCGACGAGATCCTCGATGTCCTTCGCAGGCTCGCCGACGAGCGCGGGATGGCCGTCGTACTCGTCGAACAGCACGTCCAGCTCGCCCTGAGCATTGCCGACCGGGCCGGAATCCTCGTCCACGGGAGCATCGCGATCGACGACTCCGCCCAGGCCTTGCGTGCGGACCCCGCCCGGATCGAGAGGGCGTACCTGAGTGTTTGA
- a CDS encoding VOC family protein, which yields MAEYAAPSGAPIWFDLMSSDTAKAEQFYGEIFGWETEEPNEEFGGYRNFLKNGKPVAGLSPAMDEAGPPNIWSVYLHSENANATVNAVESAGGSIMVPPMPIGDEGTMMVATDPAGAVIGFWQPKQHKGYSEFGDHGTPYWFECQSKDYAKSLDFYRAVLGARIEEVGTGGDPDAVGPDHYGQIFYGEESYAGIMDASKLFPEEVPSFWQIYITVDDVAATVKQVESLGGEILMPGEDTPYGTLAAIKDPMGALICLGHPPAGM from the coding sequence ATGGCCGAGTACGCAGCCCCGTCCGGGGCGCCGATCTGGTTCGACCTGATGAGCAGCGACACGGCGAAGGCCGAGCAGTTCTACGGCGAGATCTTCGGCTGGGAGACGGAGGAACCGAACGAGGAATTCGGCGGCTACCGGAACTTCCTCAAGAACGGCAAACCGGTCGCCGGGCTCAGCCCCGCCATGGACGAGGCCGGGCCGCCGAACATCTGGTCGGTATACCTGCACTCCGAGAACGCGAACGCCACCGTGAACGCCGTCGAATCCGCCGGGGGCAGCATCATGGTCCCGCCCATGCCGATCGGTGACGAGGGCACGATGATGGTCGCCACCGATCCGGCCGGAGCGGTCATCGGTTTCTGGCAACCCAAGCAGCACAAGGGTTATTCGGAGTTCGGCGATCACGGCACCCCGTACTGGTTCGAATGCCAGTCCAAGGATTACGCCAAGTCACTCGACTTCTATCGCGCCGTGCTCGGCGCGCGTATCGAGGAGGTCGGCACCGGCGGTGACCCCGACGCCGTAGGTCCTGATCATTACGGCCAGATCTTCTACGGCGAGGAGTCCTACGCCGGGATCATGGACGCCTCCAAGCTGTTTCCCGAGGAGGTGCCGTCGTTCTGGCAGATCTACATCACCGTCGACGACGTGGCGGCGACGGTCAAGCAGGTCGAGTCCCTCGGCGGCGAGATCCTGATGCCCGGCGAGGACACCCCGTACGGGACGCTCGCGGCGATCAAGGACCCGATGGGCGCGCTGATCTGCCTCGGACATCCGCCGGCCGGGATGTGA
- a CDS encoding branched-chain amino acid ABC transporter permease/ATP-binding protein translates to MTDHLSYLVLGLGNGAVYAAIGLALVMTFKSSGVVNFATGAVALYTAYTYVLLRTGELMVPIPGLPKTVHLGGPLGVVPAMAIALVIAAVLGLVFYALIFRPMRNASVVAKAVASIGLMIVLQALIAQRVGTEIPLVEPIFPIETITIGDSRAPTDRMWLAGCVVGLAVVTTLVFRYTRFGMATEAAAESEKGAYLTGLSPDRIAFSNWALSSVLAGLGGILIAPLVTLNPVAYTMFIVPALAATLVGNFSSIWLTVIAGIAIGALQSEVTNLQNTFDWLPKTGMGEAIPLILIMAFLVVRGRPLPDRGAVARPALGRAPRPDHVLLPALVAMAAAVIALLLTGGSYRAAIVTSMIFAIVALSQVVVTGYAGQVSLAQLTLAGVGAYSLSALNTHLGIPFPFAPILAALGATAIGVVVGLPALRVRGLPLTVVTLALAVFLEAFWFRNPSLNGGVNGAPIDTPRIFGIDLGIGAGESYPRIAFGLLCLCTLAVVALGVAWLRRSPLGTDMLAVRANERSAAATGIDVSRTKLAAFAIGAFIAGLGGALLGYQQTLATAESFTVFLGISLFAVMYIAGITSITGGILAGLMAPGGLLYILVDRFLHAGEYYTLISGILLIVSVMANPDGIASRLPKIPWPALFRRERTNSDVSEGDQETVPSPTPAVDRSRAALAVDGVGVSYGAVVAAADVSFEVYPGEIVGLIGPNGAGKTTVIDAITGFAPSTGTVTVDGDDVSAQRPHVRGRRGLGRSFQDVELYDDLSVAENVTVGATRSRSDEPIGKRVSTVLATLGIADLADAEVSTLSQGHRQLVSVARVLAMSPIVALLDEPAAGLDSSESRWLGERLCKARDAGMSILMVDHDMDLVLSICDRIVVLDLGRVIATGTPDEIRADAAVVRAYLGAPVESVETRPVETEEVLS, encoded by the coding sequence ATGACCGACCATCTCTCCTATCTCGTACTCGGCCTCGGCAACGGGGCGGTGTACGCGGCCATCGGGCTCGCGCTCGTCATGACCTTCAAGAGTTCCGGCGTCGTCAACTTCGCGACCGGCGCCGTGGCTCTGTACACCGCCTATACCTATGTCCTGCTGAGGACAGGGGAGCTGATGGTCCCGATCCCGGGACTCCCCAAGACGGTCCATCTCGGTGGGCCTCTTGGGGTCGTCCCGGCCATGGCGATCGCCCTGGTGATCGCCGCCGTCCTCGGACTCGTGTTCTATGCCTTGATCTTCCGTCCGATGCGGAACGCCTCGGTGGTCGCCAAGGCGGTCGCATCGATCGGCCTGATGATCGTGCTCCAGGCGCTCATCGCGCAGCGGGTGGGTACCGAGATCCCGCTCGTGGAGCCGATCTTCCCGATCGAGACCATCACCATCGGCGACAGCCGGGCCCCGACGGACCGGATGTGGCTCGCCGGCTGCGTCGTCGGCCTGGCCGTGGTCACCACACTGGTCTTCCGGTACACCCGATTCGGCATGGCCACCGAGGCGGCCGCGGAATCGGAGAAGGGCGCATACCTGACCGGGTTGTCGCCGGACCGGATCGCGTTCAGCAACTGGGCGCTGTCCTCGGTGCTGGCGGGTCTCGGCGGCATCCTCATCGCACCGCTGGTGACCCTGAATCCGGTGGCCTACACGATGTTCATCGTGCCGGCGCTCGCCGCGACCCTGGTCGGCAACTTCTCGTCGATCTGGCTCACCGTCATTGCCGGTATCGCCATCGGTGCCCTGCAGTCCGAGGTCACCAACCTCCAGAACACCTTCGACTGGCTGCCGAAAACCGGAATGGGGGAGGCGATTCCGCTCATTCTGATCATGGCCTTCCTCGTTGTCCGGGGCCGGCCGCTACCGGACCGCGGTGCGGTCGCCCGGCCGGCACTCGGCCGGGCACCCCGGCCCGACCACGTTCTCCTCCCGGCGCTCGTGGCGATGGCGGCCGCGGTCATCGCACTGCTGTTGACCGGCGGCAGTTATCGCGCGGCGATCGTCACCAGCATGATCTTCGCCATCGTCGCGCTCTCCCAGGTCGTGGTCACCGGGTACGCCGGCCAGGTCTCGTTGGCGCAGTTGACCCTTGCGGGTGTCGGCGCCTACTCGCTCTCGGCGCTCAACACCCATCTCGGCATCCCGTTCCCGTTCGCACCGATACTGGCAGCCCTCGGCGCCACCGCCATCGGTGTGGTGGTCGGCCTACCCGCGCTCCGGGTCCGAGGGCTCCCACTGACCGTGGTGACCCTCGCCCTCGCGGTGTTCCTCGAGGCGTTCTGGTTCCGGAACCCCTCCCTGAACGGCGGCGTCAACGGCGCCCCGATCGACACGCCGCGCATCTTCGGCATCGATCTCGGAATCGGTGCGGGAGAGAGCTATCCGCGGATCGCGTTCGGACTGCTGTGTCTGTGCACGCTGGCTGTCGTGGCACTGGGGGTCGCGTGGCTACGCCGTAGCCCGCTCGGCACCGACATGCTCGCGGTCCGCGCGAACGAACGCTCGGCCGCCGCGACCGGCATCGACGTGTCCCGAACCAAGCTGGCGGCGTTCGCGATCGGAGCCTTCATCGCCGGTCTGGGCGGCGCGCTGCTGGGTTACCAGCAGACCCTGGCGACCGCGGAATCGTTCACGGTCTTCCTGGGCATCAGCCTGTTCGCGGTCATGTACATCGCCGGGATCACCTCGATCACGGGCGGCATCCTGGCCGGGCTCATGGCGCCCGGCGGCCTGCTCTACATCCTCGTCGACCGTTTCCTGCACGCCGGCGAGTACTACACCCTGATCAGCGGCATCCTGCTGATCGTCTCGGTCATGGCGAACCCCGACGGCATCGCGAGCCGGCTCCCGAAGATCCCGTGGCCGGCCCTGTTCCGTCGTGAACGCACGAACTCCGATGTGTCAGAGGGGGATCAGGAAACTGTTCCATCCCCGACGCCGGCGGTCGACCGCAGCCGGGCGGCCCTCGCGGTCGACGGTGTGGGCGTGTCCTACGGTGCGGTGGTCGCCGCGGCCGACGTTTCCTTCGAGGTGTATCCCGGCGAGATCGTCGGACTCATCGGACCCAACGGTGCGGGGAAGACGACCGTGATCGACGCGATCACCGGTTTCGCCCCGTCCACGGGCACGGTCACGGTCGACGGCGACGACGTGAGCGCCCAGCGTCCTCACGTGCGTGGCCGGCGCGGTCTGGGCCGGTCCTTCCAGGACGTCGAACTGTACGACGACCTGTCGGTCGCCGAGAACGTGACAGTGGGCGCGACCCGATCGCGGTCCGACGAACCGATCGGGAAGCGCGTGTCCACGGTGCTCGCCACCCTGGGTATCGCCGACCTGGCCGACGCCGAGGTCTCGACACTCTCGCAGGGACACCGGCAGCTGGTGTCGGTGGCCCGCGTCCTCGCGATGTCGCCGATCGTCGCGCTGCTCGACGAGCCGGCCGCCGGACTCGACTCGAGCGAGAGCCGCTGGCTGGGCGAGCGTCTGTGCAAGGCCCGCGATGCCGGGATGTCGATCCTGATGGTCGATCACGACATGGACCTCGTCCTGTCCATCTGCGACCGGATCGTCGTGCTCGATCTCGGTCGGGTCATCGCGACGGGGACACCTGACGAGATCCGCGCCGACGCCGCGGTCGTCCGGGCCTATCTCGGTGCACCGGTCGAGTCCGTCGAAACCCGGCCCGTCGAAACAGAGGAGGTCCTGTCATGA
- a CDS encoding acetaldehyde dehydrogenase (acetylating): MAAKLTAAIIGSGNIGTDLMYKLERSEVIEPRWMVGIDPDSEGMKRAADHGLITMSGGADELLGSQDKPDLIFEATSAYVHREYAPKYEAAGITAVDLTPAAVGPAVVPPANLREHLDAPNTNMITCGGQATIPMVHAVSSVVPVPYAEIVASVASVSAGPGTRANIDEFTRTTSAGVESIGGAQRGKATIILNPADPPMIMRDTIFCAIPEDADTDAIAESIHRREKEIQQYVPGYRLLQDPQFDPPSVLNGGYARVSIFVEVEGAGDFLPPYAGNLDIMTAAATKVGEELAKKKLGVPA, from the coding sequence GTGGCGGCAAAACTGACCGCGGCGATCATCGGATCGGGCAACATCGGCACCGACCTGATGTACAAGCTGGAGCGTTCGGAGGTCATCGAACCCCGATGGATGGTCGGCATCGACCCCGACTCGGAGGGCATGAAGCGCGCCGCCGACCACGGGCTCATCACGATGAGCGGTGGTGCGGACGAACTCCTCGGGTCCCAGGACAAGCCCGATCTCATCTTCGAGGCCACCTCGGCCTACGTGCACCGTGAGTACGCCCCGAAGTACGAGGCCGCCGGCATCACCGCGGTGGACCTCACCCCGGCGGCGGTCGGACCCGCCGTGGTCCCACCGGCCAACCTGCGTGAACACCTCGACGCCCCGAACACCAACATGATCACCTGCGGTGGCCAGGCGACGATCCCGATGGTGCACGCGGTCTCGTCCGTCGTCCCGGTCCCGTACGCGGAGATCGTCGCGTCGGTCGCCTCGGTCTCGGCCGGCCCGGGTACCCGCGCCAACATCGACGAGTTCACCCGCACCACCTCCGCAGGCGTCGAGTCGATCGGTGGGGCGCAGCGCGGCAAGGCGACCATCATCCTCAACCCGGCCGACCCGCCGATGATCATGCGCGACACCATCTTCTGTGCCATTCCCGAGGACGCCGACACCGACGCCATCGCGGAATCGATCCACCGGCGGGAGAAGGAGATCCAGCAGTACGTGCCGGGTTACCGCCTGCTCCAGGACCCGCAGTTCGACCCGCCGAGCGTCCTGAACGGTGGCTACGCACGTGTGTCGATTTTCGTAGAGGTCGAGGGCGCGGGCGACTTCCTGCCGCCCTACGCGGGCAATCTGGACATCATGACCGCCGCCGCGACCAAGGTCGGCGAAGAACTCGCGAAGAAGAAGTTGGGAGTCCCCGCATGA
- a CDS encoding TDT family transporter, translating into MTCQRFGIYRGRGIRAIVMGMTTTTARATPTGSLRGNGPGVRSRVTYFPPNWFATVMGTGIIAIAAHGLPWQPAGLSVVAVGFWLLACLVFGAVVVTTIGHWMADPAVARGHHDHRVVAHFYGAVPMAIMTVGTSTVLVGVGVIGRDVALGVDVACWIIGTLGGVVTALVVPYRHLIVGRAHVGEAFGGWLMPVVPPMVSASAAAILAGQLGAGWARNLVLGVGYAMFGLAVVAATPILVALVRRFRTGDHGAATIMPTWWIVLGPLGQSVTASCVLAQAAPHVVPAPVAGVIHEFSLVYGLVVWVIATIWIGVAAQLTVRTARLGMPFAMTWWSFTFPVGTYVTGSSALALTLGWPVFEIAAVAGFAVLALAWGVVAARTTRGVVSGELLELPDPAC; encoded by the coding sequence GTGACCTGCCAACGATTCGGGATCTACCGGGGTCGCGGCATCCGCGCGATCGTGATGGGCATGACCACGACGACTGCTCGCGCTACCCCGACCGGCTCGCTGCGCGGGAACGGGCCCGGAGTGCGCAGTCGGGTCACCTACTTTCCGCCGAACTGGTTCGCGACGGTGATGGGCACGGGGATCATCGCGATCGCCGCGCATGGCCTGCCCTGGCAGCCGGCCGGCCTGAGCGTCGTTGCCGTCGGGTTCTGGTTGCTGGCCTGCCTCGTGTTCGGAGCCGTGGTCGTCACCACGATCGGCCACTGGATGGCGGATCCCGCCGTTGCTCGCGGCCACCACGACCACCGCGTCGTCGCGCATTTCTACGGCGCGGTGCCGATGGCGATCATGACCGTGGGGACCAGCACCGTCCTGGTCGGCGTCGGGGTCATCGGCCGAGACGTTGCCCTCGGCGTGGATGTCGCGTGCTGGATCATCGGCACACTCGGTGGCGTGGTCACCGCGCTGGTCGTCCCGTACCGGCACCTGATCGTCGGGCGCGCTCACGTGGGGGAGGCGTTCGGCGGCTGGTTGATGCCGGTCGTGCCGCCGATGGTGTCGGCGTCGGCCGCGGCGATCCTGGCGGGTCAACTCGGTGCCGGGTGGGCACGGAACCTGGTTCTCGGCGTCGGGTACGCGATGTTCGGTCTGGCGGTGGTCGCCGCGACGCCCATCCTGGTCGCTCTGGTCCGTCGGTTCCGGACCGGCGATCACGGCGCCGCGACCATCATGCCGACCTGGTGGATCGTGCTGGGCCCGCTCGGGCAGTCGGTCACGGCGTCGTGCGTGCTCGCCCAGGCGGCACCGCATGTGGTACCCGCACCGGTTGCGGGAGTCATCCACGAGTTCTCGCTCGTCTACGGGCTGGTGGTGTGGGTGATCGCCACGATCTGGATCGGTGTCGCCGCGCAGCTCACCGTCCGCACCGCGCGGCTCGGGATGCCGTTCGCGATGACCTGGTGGTCCTTCACCTTCCCGGTGGGTACCTACGTGACCGGCTCGTCGGCCTTGGCGCTCACCCTGGGCTGGCCGGTGTTCGAGATCGCGGCGGTCGCCGGTTTCGCAGTGCTGGCCCTCGCCTGGGGCGTCGTCGCCGCCAGGACGACGCGGGGCGTCGTCTCCGGCGAACTTCTCGAACTGCCGGACCCGGCATGTTGA